ATGGCGCAGAACATGGTGATCCACCAGCACACCAACAATGTCGGCTTATCCTGGCTATACAGACGCAGCGGCGGGGGTTCTGAATACAGAGCCATGGCTGCGTCGACGCTCGAACGAGCGCCACGCCCGTCATCCTCCGAGGAGGGACGAGCGGGCCGTCGGTTGTGTTCCCCTCTATCCTAGCCCTGTTTCACCAACCGCTTTGTCGTGTGGTTTTCCCGGGGGTTTCCTCCGTCGTTCCAAATCCCCGGGTCTCGGTATGTTCCTTGTAACGGTGATGCAGGCACGGTGACGTCGGATCGCTGATGCGTTTTGTTTGCCCTGGTGCCGGAAATAATAGCGGGGACTACCTACGGAGTACCGGGTAACAGCATGCAAAACAAAACGGAAAAACTGTGACGGAGCCGTTACAACGGCATGTGAATGGACAAGGGTCCCGAAGCTTCAGGGCCGAGAATTTAATTTCGGGAAGCTTTCGTATGGTGGATGAGGCGTGGATAGAGGGAAAATAAAAACTCGCTGGAGGCAACAAGGGATGAAAAAGAGAACCGGCTCGCAAAACGTAGAGGGGGTGCAGAGATCCAAAAATAATAATGGGACAGGCACGCGAGGCCACAGAATGAAGGCCCTAGTTGGCGGTGGCAGAGCCTATCTATCTTCTCTGGCCATGCCACCGAGCGCATGGGATCCCAGAGCCGTCGATGAGTGTGGGCCTGGTCTCTCGCCAAATCGCGGATCTTGAGAGGCGGGCCACATGCGATAGTGTATGCGCGAAACTTTTCCCTGCTAGCCCAACCACAGCCCGCGTCCCGCAAAGCAGCGGAACGTCATCTTAGCAGCGAtcagaaagggcactactgTGTAGGTATGTACACAGTAAGCGTGGTTGAGTTGGCAAGTTTCTTCAGAGGCGGCGGTGTAGACTGCTGACGTTCTCCGCTCCGTGGTGTAAATTGACCGCCGCTAACCTGGAGCGTCGTCTGGTAACCGTGCTCTGCGTCTCGAGGGATCTGCCGGTTGTGCATCGGCAATCTGTCGCATGACTCTCCCCATTCTTTACTTGAGTAGGATTTAGTCTGTCAACTTTTGGTCAACTCCACCACTCTGCGATGCCTGAGCGCGATTGCGctgcaccaccaccaccaccactaccaccacaGCAGAACCGGGGGCGCTGCTCAATGCAAACCACGCAACACGGGCAAGCAGTGAGCTGTTCGCGCCCTACCTGCCAAGCCTGATGAAAAGCCGAGCTCCTGCAGGCTCCCAGGCGACGCCAGAGACGCAGCAGGGCCAGCCTTCTCCCCAATATTTTGTAGCCCTCGGTGAAGTGGGGTCGGCATTCGCAACGGCCAGCGAACTTCATTTCGGGGCCAGACAGGGATCATGGCTGCGTGGTTTTTCGCCTCGCGCAGAAAAAGTGTCGAAACGCCGGCACATGGCTCGGGCAACGGCAGCACCTAACAACAGACTCGCGATGCGTGCAGGTGCCCGGAGGGAAAGCACCTCGGACTCACTCGCAATCCAACAAGCCGTACCCCCAACACATGCTCGCCCGGTTGGAGTACCAGAGTAGAGAGGGACCTGCCGTTTTGGGGGCAAACCTTTCGTGGGTATGGCGCGGGGTATAAGCGCGGCGCGTACACAGTACTTGAGAGATAACGGAGCCAGTGTCCCGGGATGGTGGTAGGTACAGCAGCAAGTTGTCAAAGGTGAAACTGCGATCGTCCAATTGGCTGATCCGGCCGTCAATCCATATCCATCAGTCCGTTGCTTCATCCTCCCGAACCAGCTCGACCGCGTGGCGCGGGAGGGGCATCGAGGGCAGAATGGGGGAATCGCTGCTAGGGTATGCCAGGGTATGCCAGAAACGATTCCAGTAGGCTGGTTACACAGTAGTTACGTACCGTACCTAGGCTGTGGGACTTGCCACCCCCACTCGGGCAAGATCATAATCCGCTCTTGGGTCGCTTAATCTGTCAGTTGATTGGTAGGTGCGAACCTTTACTGGGGCTGCTTCTTATTTGGGTGGGCTCCCCGGATTGGCTGCGGCGCAGGCTCTTGCCACATTTGCGCCTCATGGCCGCCGGCTGTTCTGTGGGACCTGTCATCCCGGCAGCCAGGTCCCCTGTCTTGGCGTGCCAACGGCCACGACGGGATGATACGCTCAAAATCGGAATCAGCGAGGGGCGTGTAAGAACATGGATAGATTGCGAAGTACTGGTGGTAAAAGGTAAAAAGTGTTGTTATCGAGATGATGTTGCACTTTCCTCAAAGGCGGCTGATGGAGTTTCAACGTCTGTGCTTTTTTATCCCCGCACAGCCGCtgcgtacagtacatacgtgTGCAGTGCACAGTAGAGCGCTTCAACACCAAAACGATGGATTCGCCCGATGCAACATCAACGTCGATCCCAAGCCTTGTGGAACATCTCTAGTGTTTCCTCCATGATATTCGAACTCTCTGGCACGCAAGTTAATGTTGCTAAGTTGCCCTCCGCCGATCGAGACCCAAAACAATTTGCTAGAGAAGTATTGCGGCTGAGGCTTGAGCTGATAGCGCTTCGGCCTACCGAGTATACTGTGTTCTTTTGTCATATCAGTCAGATGAGCGACCAACCACAGAGTGAACAATAATAAGTAAACCTACGCACCGTTTAAAGATACGGatacactactccgtacacatCAGACCATGCCACGTCTTGGCATTTGGGACAGGCCGGCCTTCGCAACTCTAGCGAGCTTGGACCTGAGACGAACGTTTGATACAGACGAGAAGGGGCAGAGAAGCTGAACACGGGAATGCGTGGGCAACCGGTCATTCTTTCTCCCTCATACACGCACTGCTTCTCGGGCAATCCTCCCTGTGCTATACCGCTCCCACTTCGAcacacccctccccccccaaccccccaaCGCTTCGATCAAAATCAGGCTAGCTCAAGGCCAGACTTCGACCTTCTCCCACTCCCCAATGATCTCCCCACCAGGCAGCTTCGACTCTCCGCCGACCCCCCGATAGACATACAACCACCTTCTCGGCCGCAGCTCATCGCTCAGATCCACCTGGTCGACCTCATCCGGCACAATCACCACCACTCTGAAATTCCTCCTCGCAGTCTCGTCCTCTAAGTCATCCAGCCTCTGCCCCACCGCCTCCCCCTTGGCGGTATGATATGCCAGGGGcgtccccggcggcggcgccttgAACGACCCCCGCATGAGCGGACTCAGGTTCCCAAAGTGCGCCGTCACCTCCCTCGCGAAGCTCCACCCCTTTTCTTCCGCCTCCCcttcgccgcggccgccgaccCGCCTCATCCTCGACCTCAGCACCTCCCTCGCCTTCCTCGCCCCCTCGGACGCCTCGTCGTCCACGTCCCCCGCCAGCACCCACGCGTGGCCCCTGACGCGCCACTGCGTCCGCACGCCCGCGGCGTCGacccagaacacggcctccACGGGTCCCCCGCCGCCCGTGGCCCCGCCGCTGGCCTCGACGTcgcccgccggcgccgagtcGAACACCTCGGTCGCCTTGTCCGACCGCGCGTCGGTCGTGAACACGGGCAGGTCCGACTCGTACACCCCCGCCGGGTTGCGCGGCGCCGCGTTGTGCGGGTTGGCCGGCAGCTCCGCCCAGAGCCCCCGGAAGACGCAGGTGCGGGCGCGCGGGAGGCAGGGCAGAGCCGGCGTCGGCGCTTCCGACCGCCCCGCCGGGTGCAGCGTCGCGAGCGTGAAGGTCGCGGTCGCGAGCTGCGCGAGGTGGGAGAGGAAGGGGGCGCGCCAGGGGGCCGCGttcgtgctgctgctgctgttggtgCTGCTGTTGGTTGCCATGGTGGGTTGAGGGGTCGAAACTTTGGTTTCTTCCTTCTTGGTCGTGGCTGTTGTGCTTCTCCTCACGTTTAGTAGATAAGTCGGGTACACCGGACTGATATTTAGCAATCTCGTGGAAGGTGTGGAACGGTAAGAGATCCTCGATGTCATCGGTTTTTGGGGGGTTTGGGGGGGACCGCGAGTAAAGGTTGTCCGTTCTCGCCGGACCGGGAAAGGTGAGCTGGACGTTGTTTGGCTCGGCCCTTGGATCGTCGTCTGCGGTGACTTCATCACTTGCTCGTTTTGAATGCGGGGCACTTCGCGATCCAGGGGTCCTGCGGGGCCGCGGGTGGGACGCTGCATGCAGGTCTCACTTCGTACGGGAAAAAAAACGTGGGGATGTCTCGGATACCTGAATCTGATCTTTAACATCCAGCTCCGTGCGGCAGCGAGATGTCGAAGCCTTTGGCGCTAGCATCTGCTAGAACTTGAGTATCAGGGCGTCGGTCAAACTGTTTGCCTAACCCAACATCTGGATATCCTGCTCGAACGCGGGGCAGAGAGGCTCGTTGCCCTGTGTACTAATCGTTTTTGCAGGGTCAATGATAAGGTAGATAGATACTCGGCAGCCTTCGACGTAACTAAACCTCATACTGGGTTCTATGCCGTTTATCAAGCTACTACAGCGCGGCCATCTCAGCCCTGTGCATGACTTACACCGTCTACACCCCTTGAGTAAACGCATATCTCTCTAGTTATTAGGCGTTGACTAACAGAAGAGCGGCTGCATCGATGGACAAGCTAGTGCCTGTATATTACCCCTGAATCGATCACTTGTGTAGTTCCCAGATGAGGTTCATGTTCCCCAGGTGAAGGTTGTTGCCACGCTTTCGTCTCTTGGTGCGCCGTCACGGGGTACTTAAAGGCCAGTTCGTTTGAAGACTGATGACCATACTTCCCCTAAGCCACTCCTCTACTCTTTGTTGCCTCTGGAACTAAGTTCCACATATGACCAAGCGACGACGTATCCTGGTTTCTCCCCGTGGATTAACTCGAGTATTTCAGCTCCCCTCTTCCATTCATGTACTCCGCTTCCTATAGGACCACTCACCCTAGCTTCTCAACGTCCGCGGATGCACCTCGGAGTCTTTGAGGAGAGTCCTCTCGTTCTTGCGGCATTGGTTCCTCGTCGGCCACTAGGAGTACCCACGATGCGAGCCAGTGTCTGCCTAGCGGTAATGTCCGCTGTCCTCTGCCCGGCACGAGCAGCATACCAGGGCTTCAATTACGGCGCCTTCTTCACCGACAACACGCCCAAGATGCAGTTGGATTTCCAAGCCGAGTTCAAGACGGCCCAAAACCTGGTGGGCGCGCCCGCGGGCGGCTTCCACAGCGCCCGCCCCTACACCATGATCGTAAGTCAACTCTCACTCACCTCTAACCTCTGCCGGCGAACTAACCAAaccccctccctcctcccaCTCTTCTCCTCCGTCAGCAATGGGGCACGGCAACCGACGTGATCAGCGCCGTTCCCGCGGCCATCGCAACCAACACCAACCTCCTCCTGGGCATCCGGTGCTCGGCAGGCGACGCGGTCGTCAGCAACGAGCTCGCGGCGCTTCAGACCGCCATCCCGACCCACGGCACCCGCTTCACCGACCTCGTCGTCGGCATCTCGGTCGGTAGCGAGGACCTGTACCGCAGCTCGGCGGCCACCATCGCGTCCTACGTCGCCCGCGTGCGCGCTGCCGTCCGCGGCACGCCCCTGGAGGGCACGCCCGTGGGCCAACGTCGACACGTGGACCGAGTGGGCCGACCCGGCGAACCGCGCCGTGCTCGAGCCCGTCGACTTTGTCGGCATGGACGCGTACAGCTACTGGGAGAGCACGGTGCCCAACGAGGTCGGCGGCAGCCGAGCCAAGGCGCTGTTCGACGCCGCGATGGACCATACCGTCGCCGCCACCGCGGCCGTCGACGTGCGCAAGATGGTCTGGATCACCGAGACGGGGTTCCCCGTCAGAGGGCACACGTCCAACGAGGCGGTGCCGTCGCCGGAGAACGCCAAGGCCTTCTGGGACGCGGTCGGGTGCCCGCTCTTTGACATATCGTGTGCGGAGATTGCGGGTGAGCGGGGAGATGACGGCGTCAACAGCGATGACGACGCGTGCGATGCAGAGTGAGGAGGCTCGTCGACGAAAGAGAGGTATCAACTTTATGGAGAGGCACCGGAGATCGTGAGCCGGCCAACTCGACCTTGGGCAAAAAGCTCGGCCATCAGTAGGTCGTCGAGTTTTGGAGTCAGCGTCCGGAATTATCATCGTTCATCGTTGCTGGGAGCGGTTTCATCGGGCTGATGACCAATGCATGATACTCGGAAAATATACAAACACGGCCTTTCACCACGTCCAACTTTGTTGCACCGAAATGGAAACTTGTCCCCCAAGATTCTCGATAAGGTTGCAGGAACCGGGGCTCCGGTTGTTGCCAAGGCTTGTAGAGTCGCagtagcttgattaatttaAAGCGTTAGTTACTGTACTCTATATTGTCCACTGGAAGCATGTGAACgaaaaccaaaaaaaaaaaaaaaaaagttgcTGGACACCACCATTACACTGGTTAATACACTTTTTTGGAGGTGTGAGTTCTCATGGCAATTTATACTTTTTGAACAGCTCAAGTACCACAAACACGCACAGCAACGACGCAAACGCAACGACAGGGATCGGCCCTCCAAGCTTCCCGATTCGATCATGCTCCAAAATCAAAATTCAGCCCTACGGGGTACAGGCCCTGGCAAGTAGTCCTCCTGCCAATTTCGACAAGCTGGCCTTGGGTCCACTCCGCAACCCACGCGATCCGGTTCCTTTCCCGTCCTGCCCTTCTTGCTGTCGGCAAACTTCCCACGCGACTATCTCCACCGACACCGCGCGCCAGCAATGGCAATGCTCTTTCCCCAGTCCCGGCGTTCCCGCGCCGCGACtaccttcctcttcgtcgcgACCTTTGCCCTCACCGCGTGGGCGAGGAGCACCAGCATCAAGGCCGACCACCCTCCCGCCGTCGACaacctctccctctcccagCTCGATGCCGAACTCCAGGTCCGTCGTAACCCCGCCGCCAACACGTGTCTGCTTCCGATTCTCCGGTTCCCTCTTTCCCAGGTGGTCAATggaaagaagaaggaaaaaaaaatcagATTTCCGCTAACGAACCGTTCGCACGCGCAGCAATGCCCCGTCGTGGCCCAGCTCTCGCAGGCCAAGGCCGCGCAGCACGCGGCGCACCCGCCCTCATCGCCGACGACGCGGCTCTTCGCCCGGCTCTTCCCGTCGGCGCACCCGGCCGCCAACGCGCTCCTCGCGACCCTCTACATCTCGGGCCCGCCCAACTTCCTGCTCGCGCTCTGCCCGACCGACATCGACCCGGCCGCCCTCTCCGTCATGGTGGCCttcgccgtcggcggcctcctcggcgacACCCTCTTCCACCTGCTGCCCGAGATCTTCCTGGGCGAGGACGAGCCCGACCGCGCCCGCCTCGTCCTGGTCGAGCCGAACCGGAACCTGCTGCTCGGCGTCGCCGTGCTGGTCGGGTTCCTGGCCTTTGTTGCCATGGACAAGGGCCTGAGGATCGCGACGGGCGCCGCGGGGCATGAGCATGGACACGGACATGGTCATGGTCATGGGCACGGGCACGGGCACGGGCACGATGGTGAGGACGAGCAGCTGGGCGGCGACGGGGAGGGGAAAGGGAGTTTTTCGTCTGCGGTGGAGAGGAAGGATGGACGCGAGGCGAAGTCGAGGAAGGGAAAGAGGGGGGATGGGAGAAAGGGTATTGGAGAGGTggtggagaagaaggagaaggagaagaaggaggcgaGCCAGTCGGTGAAGCTGGGCGGGCTATTGAACATGATGTACGTGTTGGGGGGGGAGCGCTCCAGATGTTGTTGGGATTGTTTGTCGAAGGATGGTTGAGGCTAATCATCGGTTTTGCAGCGCCGACTTCACGCACAATGTCACCGACGGCCTCGCCATGTCGGCCGCCTTCTACGCGTCCCCGACCATCGGCGCGACGACCACCGTCGCCGTCTTCTTCCACGAGATCCCGCACGAGGTGGGTGACTTTGCGTTGCTGGTGCAGTCTGGCTTCTCCAAGCGGCAAGCCATGGGCGCGCAGTTTGTCACGGCCCTCGGCGCCCTGCTCGGCACACTCATCGGCATTGCGGTGCAGGagtttggcggcggcggcagtggGAGCACCAGCGGTGCCGAGATGGGCATGCGCGACGGCATCTGGGGTACCAGTCTGAGTTGGGGCGACATGTTGCTGCCCTTCACGGCGGGTACATTTCTCTACGTCGGCACCGTGGCCGTCATTCCCGAGCTGCTGGAGACGGGCCCTAACAAGGCCGCCGAGCTGCGCAGGATGCTGGTGCAGTTCGCGGCCATCCTGGCCGGTGCGGGCATCATGCTGTACA
This genomic window from Thermothelomyces thermophilus ATCC 42464 chromosome 1, complete sequence contains:
- a CDS encoding glycoside hydrolase family 17 protein (CAZy_ID 270131), which produces MRASVCLAVMSAVLCPARAAYQGFNYGAFFTDNTPKMQLDFQAEFKTAQNLVGAPAGGFHSARPYTMIQWGTATDVISAVPAAIATNTNLLLGIRCSAGDAVVSNELAALQTAIPTHGTRFTDLVVGISVGSEDLYRSSAATIASYVARVRAAVRGTPLEGTPWADPANRAVLEPVDFVGMDAYSYWESTVPNEVGGSRAKALFDAAMDHTVAATAAVDVRKMVWITETGFPVRGHTSNEAVPSPENAKAFWDAVGCPLFDISCAEIAGERGDDGVNSDDDACDAE